One region of Miscanthus floridulus cultivar M001 chromosome 19, ASM1932011v1, whole genome shotgun sequence genomic DNA includes:
- the LOC136529442 gene encoding transcription factor bHLH144-like, producing the protein MQGDPGYGYGSYGYGYGYGYGYGAGAGGYDYDIAGYGGGGAYYSANDRYPAGPAAYEDPLAGRRQHDFPTPLTGLEFQPSDNCPKNYVIFDQTYDRSRVMFHPSLANNFGSSAGGYDYDRHCYGYEQNYAGKGAYYGCGDDGGGASIRQKEDTDEIDALMSTEDGEDEDDVLSTGRTPGCRAGGSPDSTCSSGYAGGGGGGGKHEMGGGGGEKKKERMKKMVRTLKAIIPGGDRMDTPAVLDEAVRYLKSQKVEVKKLGARGSSS; encoded by the coding sequence ATGCAGGGAGATCCTGGGTACGGGTACGGTAGCTACGGCTACGGCTACGGCTATGGCTACGGCTatggcgccggcgccggtggcTACGACTACGACATAGCTGGCTACGGTGGCGGAGGCGCCTACTATTCGGCGAACGACCGGTACCCTGCCGGGCCGGCTGCCTATGAGGACCCGCTCGCTGGTCGGAGGCAGCACGACTTCCCCACGCCGCTCACGGGGCTGGAGTTCCAGCCGTCGGACAACTGCCCCAAGAACTACGTCATCTTCGACCAGACGTACGACCGGAGCCGGGTCATGTTCCACCCCTCCCTGGCCAACAACTTCGGCTCCTCTGCTGGAGGATACGACTACGATCGCCATTGCTACGGCTACGAGCAGAATTACGCCGGTAAGGGCGCCTACTACGGCTGCGGCGACGATGGCGGCGGGGCCTCGATCCGGCAGAAGGAGGACACCGACGAGATCGACGCCCTCATGAGCACGGAGGACggtgaggacgaggacgacgtgcTCAGCACGGGCCGCACGCCTGGGTGCCGTGCCGGTGGCTCCCCGGATTCTACATGCTCGTCCGGgtacgccggcggcggcggtggcggcgggaagCACGAGatgggcggcggaggcggcgaaaAGAAGAAGGAACGGATGAAAAAGATGGTACGAACGCTCAAGGCGATCATCCCCGGTGGCGACCGGATGGACACGCCAGCCGTCCTCGACGAGGCCGTGAGGTACCTCAAGTCTCAAAAGGTGGAGGTCAAGAAGCTCGGCGCGCGCGGGTCAAGCAGCTAG